The following proteins are co-located in the Colius striatus isolate bColStr4 chromosome 6, bColStr4.1.hap1, whole genome shotgun sequence genome:
- the SRSF5 gene encoding serine/arginine-rich splicing factor 5 isoform X2 — MSGCRVFIGRLNPAAREKDVERFFKGYGRIRDIDLKRGFGFVEFEDPRDADDAVYELDGKELCSERVTIEHARARSRGRGRGRYSDRFSSRRPRSDRRNAPPVRTENRLIVENLSSRVSWQPICVVGLMTRSARGLS, encoded by the exons ATGAGTGGCTGCCGCGTCTTCATCGGGAGGCTGAACCCAGCCGCCAGGGAGAAGGACGTGGAGAGGTTCTTCAAGGGATACGGCCGCATCCGGGACATCGACCTGAagagggggtttgggtttgTG GAGTTTGAGGACCCAAGGGATGCAGACGATGCTGTCTATGAGCTGGATGGAAAAGAGCTGTGCAGCGAGAG GGTCACAATTGAGCACGCAAGAGCACGCTCGaggggcagaggcagagggaggTACTCTGACCGCTTTAGCAGCCGCCGTCCACGCAGTGACAGGAG AAACGCCCCCCCTGTGAGGACAGAAAACCGCCTCATAGTGGAGAACCTGTCTTCCCGAGTCAGCTGGCAG CCTATCTGTGTCGTTGGCCTCATGACGAGGAGTGCCCGTGGGTTATCCTAA
- the SRSF5 gene encoding serine/arginine-rich splicing factor 5 isoform X1, whose amino-acid sequence MSGCRVFIGRLNPAAREKDVERFFKGYGRIRDIDLKRGFGFVEFEDPRDADDAVYELDGKELCSERVTIEHARARSRGRGRGRYSDRFSSRRPRSDRRNAPPVRTENRLIVENLSSRVSWQDLKDFMRQAGEVTFADAHRPKLNEGVVEFASYSDLKNAIDKLSGKEINGRKIKLIEGSKRHSRSRSRSRSRSRSSSRSRSRSRSRSRKSYSRSRSGSRSKSRSLSRSPAPDKSQKRASSSRSKSPSSLDRHRSRSRSRSRSVDSGN is encoded by the exons ATGAGTGGCTGCCGCGTCTTCATCGGGAGGCTGAACCCAGCCGCCAGGGAGAAGGACGTGGAGAGGTTCTTCAAGGGATACGGCCGCATCCGGGACATCGACCTGAagagggggtttgggtttgTG GAGTTTGAGGACCCAAGGGATGCAGACGATGCTGTCTATGAGCTGGATGGAAAAGAGCTGTGCAGCGAGAG GGTCACAATTGAGCACGCAAGAGCACGCTCGaggggcagaggcagagggaggTACTCTGACCGCTTTAGCAGCCGCCGTCCACGCAGTGACAGGAG AAACGCCCCCCCTGTGAGGACAGAAAACCGCCTCATAGTGGAGAACCTGTCTTCCCGAGTCAGCTGGCAG GATCTCAAAGACTTCATGAGACAAGCTGGGGAAGTAACGTTTGCAGACGCACACAGGCCTAAGTTAAACGAAGG GGTGGTTGAGTTCGCCTCTTACAGTGATTTAAAGAATGCTATTGACAAGCTTTCTGGTAAAGAAATTAACGGGAGGAAAATCAAGCTAATTGAAGGCAGCAAAAGGCACAG TCGGTCCAGGAGCAGGTCCCGGTCCCGGAGCAGGAGCTCCTCGCGCTCCCGCAGCCGCTCCCGCTCCCGCAGCCGCAAGTCCTACAGCAGGTCCCGGAGCGGGAGCCGCAGCAAGTCGCGCTCGCTCAGCAGATCCCCGGCGCCAGACAAGAGCCAGAAACGGGCCTCGTCCAGCAGATCCAAATCCCCGTCCTCGCTGGATCGGCACAGGTCCAGGTCCAGGTCCAGGTCCAGATCTGTTGACAGTGGCAACTGA